In Juglans regia cultivar Chandler chromosome 13, Walnut 2.0, whole genome shotgun sequence, the following proteins share a genomic window:
- the LOC109003990 gene encoding probable UDP-3-O-acyl-N-acetylglucosamine deacetylase 1, mitochondrial produces MTMAAAFNAFKSSNLVSWKQTGRLQQTLAGCIERAGKTLHSGEVSTIKIWPDLAGQGRYFDFRSNSILASIDFAEESPLCTTLCKNGFRIRTIEHLLSALEATGVDNCRIEIQNSDPEDGNVEVPIFDGSANEWVKAIKEVGLKVATDHFGNSREKMAPYVIEPVHVWRNDSFIAAFPSEKVHITYGINFSEVHGIGCQWFSSTSLDEYFYSEQIASSRTFCIYEEVEQMRNAGLIKGGSLENAIVCSFDKGWLNPPLRFPDEPCRHKVLDLIGDLSLFAQFGSQGLPMAHIVAYKGGHALHADFVRRLYGKI; encoded by the exons ATGACTATGGCAGCTGCCTTCAACGCCTTTAAGTCCTCAAATCTCGTCTCGTGGAAAcaa ACGGGCAGGCTCCAGCAAACCCTTGCTGGATGCATAGAGCGGGCCGGTAAGACTCTGCATTCTGGCGAGGTTTCCACGATTAAAATTTGGCCGGACCTTGCAGGCCAAGGGAGGTACTTCGATTTCCGATCCAATTCGATTCTTGCGTCCATCGATTTTGCCGAAGAGTCACCTCTCTGCACCACGCTTTGTAAGAATGGGTTCAGAATTCGAACCATTGAGCACTTACTGTCAGCCTTGGAGGCCACCGGGGTTGACAATTGCAGGATTGAGATACAGAATTCGGACCCTGAAGATGGCAACGTGGAG GTTCCCATTTTTGATGGCTCAGCAAACGAATGGGTAAAGGCAATTAAAGAGGTTGGGTTAAAGGTGGCGACAGATCACTTTGGCAACAGTCGTGAAAAAATGGCCCCTTATGTGATTGAACCAGTGCATGTGTGGAGGAATGATTCCTTTATAGCTGCATTCCCTTCAGAAAAGGTTCACATAACTTATGGGATCAACTTTTCTGAG gTGCATGGCATTGGCTGCCAGTGGTTTTCTTCAACCTCACTGGATGAATATTTCTATAGTGAGCAGATAGCTTCATCAAGAACCTTCTGCATTTATGAGGAG GTGGAGCAAATGCGCAATGCTGGACTCATAAAAGGCGGCTCCCTAGAAAATGCCATTGTCTGTAG TTTCGACAAAGGTTGGTTGAACCCCCCGCTGCGTTTCCCTGACGAACCTTGTCGGCATAAGGTATTAGATCTTATCGGTGACCTCTCCCTTTTTGCACAGTTTGGCAGTCAAGGGCTTCCAATGGCACACATAGTGGCTTACAAG GGTGGCCATGCACTCCACGCTGATTTCGTACGCCGGTTATATGGAAAGATCTAG